aGATGTATGGCCactttgttgttacgaaggaatAACTATTTCTTGACAAGGCAAGTTTAGatcatattgcgtgttatagatgatGTTCATACTAGGTCCAAAAGTACTgtgactcaagatgtactctttgattgggagtacaacttgaagaattctgagagacttggctttaacttgaagtggctttcATAAGATCAataccatcaaggatgcagtggTGGAGAACATACCTTATACTAGTGAAgacgtgatgaagaagatgattgaaGTTGCTGAACTGAccaaaagctggagttggagaaagcgacTTCAGGTCTTGGAGAATGTTGAGAAGCAAAAATCGTTCTTTGAcggctttctttagtttcctttccataatctcatgaacactgaacttctgagagatgtgagattttatttgggttttgatttttgataggTTTTGAATTCGATTGAGgactttcttttggattttggatttgatagagatttttcttaaaagaactttgatagATTGCTGAATTTCCAAATACTGAGCGCAAGTATGCACATGTTTTGGAGGAActgaaaatacaatgaaagaaaatcctaaatgccaaattcaGATGTTTTGGGCGTTCATATCCTGAACTCCAGTACCTCAAATGTCCCTTTCAGTATGCTCGGTCCAATAAAACTCAAATTTGTAATTTGGTTTTCTTTTATGAGGTTTTCTCATCGTATTAAGAAGAATGGGTGAACGGTTACTTtctattcttggaagatgaaggaCAGCAGTATCAAGGAAGAATAGTCTCCATTCAGTGTTGCAGATAGCTCTGTCAAGTCTCTCAAAGATTGTTGGAGATTGAACTGCATTATTAGACCAAGTGAAAGAAGGTCCTTCATATCCAAGGTTGGTGATGTCTTTTTCTCTGACCATGTTTCTAAATTCATTATAACTGATATCAGTAACTGTCGAGATTATATATTAAGATCACTAATTATACGCCGTGTTGTTGCAATTGTCGAGATTGTATCACTAACTCCTCTCCAGAAACCATCTCTTTGCGGGTGAGCTGGGGGACCATAGATGCAAAGAAGATCCCATCTAAGCATACTTATATGAGGGTTGATGGAACAATGAATGAGATTATGTGATTTCCAGACAACTTCAAGGTCGACATTGTCTTGCCAGAGGATGGCAAGGCCTCCACTTCTGCCATTGGCAGCTACAAAAgtgaaatttctgaaattcaaagTACTGCAAATCCTGTTGCTGTTGTTCTCGTTCGGTCTAATTTCTGATAGAAAAAGAATGGAAGGATGGCAGCTACGCAAGAATGATTTCAGGATCAAAACTATCATATCATTCCTAATCCACGACAGTTCCAAAATTGTACTAACATCGGAATATAAAATGTATGTTGAGTTAAAAAAATACTTCAGAGTAGCCTATTTTTATTCACCACTACGTACTTTTCTCTACGAAATATTTAGGACTGTGCAATACACGGGTGCAACATCCGTACAtatcccaaattttatttttgtgcCCAATAATTACACCCCTAATAAAACAACCGATGGCAGATTGCTGAAAAGTCTATTAGGTAAAATAAGGTGATTTCTAAACTGATGGCAGGTAGAATGAAAAGTCTACTAGGTAAAATAATTTCGCCATACCAATCTGCCTTTATCCCTGGAAGGCAGATTGCTGAGAATATTACCTTAGCTCATGAAATTATACACAAGATGAAAAATTCTAAATCTAAGAAAGGATTTATGGGACTTAAGATTGACATGTctaaagcatttgacagattcgaATGGGAATTCTTAATTAAGGTAGTGACTAGAATGGATTTTAATAACAAATGGTGTAACTTGGTTCATCAGTGCATCTCGACTACTACTCTATCTGTTTTACTTAATGGTTCACCGACAAACTTCTTTAAACCTACTAGGGGATCGAGACAGAGAGATCCAATCTCTccatatatttttcttattttcattgAAGCGTTCTCTAGAACTATTCAGAATGCTGAAAACTGTGGCCTAATTAAAGGCATAAAACTGGTTCATAAAGCTCCATCGTTAAGCCACCTCCTTTTCGCTGACGACTGCTTAGTCTTCTGCAAGGTTAGTGAAAATTTCTGTCAAAACCTGGTTAACTTGCTCAAATATTTCAACTTTGCTTCGGGTGAACCCATTAACTTGAGTAAGTCCGGGGTGTTTTTTAGCAAAAAAACTGAAACGAGTACTCGCAGAAGAGTTAAAGAAATCCTAGGTGTGACAACTATTCCCTTAACTGATAAGTATCTAGGAGCACCTTTGTTCACCAATAGATCAAAAATACAGTGCTTTGAACCATTACTTGATACGTTAAGAAGTAGAATGACAGGGTGGAATGGCATTAACTTAAACAATGCGGGAAAAACAATCATGATAAAAAATGTAGCCTCGTCTATCTATGTGTATCAAATGAATTGTTTTAAAATCCCAGTAAAAATATgtgaccaaataacaaaaatgcaAAGAAACTACTGGCGGGGAAAAATGAAAAGGGTTTAAACGAAAATGGGAAAAAAGGAGTTTGTTTAAAAAACTGTCCCTCTATGTGTAAAACTCTTGAAGAAGGAGGACTAGGTATAAAAAACGTAAGGAAATTTAACATAGGTATGATAGCTAGGTTGTGATGGAATCTTAATCAGAATCATGATTCTCTTTGTGCCACTATAATGAAAGCTAAATATTATCCCAACTGTGACCTCCTCCATATAAACTGTAAACCAAAAAAGACTGACAGTTGACTTTGGAAGGGGAGTTAACAGGGattgaacaaataaaaaaaatgttgtcTCTGTGAATTAGGTACTGGTAGGAATATTGGCATTTAGCAGGATTGCTGGATCCCTGGGGTTCAACCACCCCTGCATAGAAACCTTACTGACACTGTGTGTCTTAATAAAGTCAGTGATCTAATAACAGACCAAAAAAACTTGCGATCTTGTTAAACTCAACAAatattttgacacccaaacaataGAACAAGTTAGGAAAATTATAATACCATCTGAAGAAAAAATGGGTATTCCAAGATGGACTTTAAACAAAAAAGGTATGTTCTCTGTAAAATTTTTGTATGACTATATAAATTCGGATAGAAACCCTGAGCCTAAATGGAATAGAATATGGAAAATGAAGACTTCACCAGCAGTTAAGCTTTTTATTTGGAAGGACGCCCATTCTATTCTTCCTAATAGCATGAGAGTGGCAGCTGTCCTCCCTGACATTGAGTGTAAGTTATGCAACGAAAGCCAAGAAACTTTAAATCACTTATTCTTGCACAACAACTATGCAACTCAGGTATGGATGCACCTCAATTTTGATATGGAATTTATTAGAAATGGTACAACCAACTTTCATGAATGGTTATCCAACTGTTTTGAAAACACTAACAGGGGAGACTATGATATAGACTGGCATGTTCTTTGTAATATTATAATCTGGTATATATGGAAAGTTAGGTGCGATGTGGTTTTTAAAAAGACAAGGCAGAATAGTGTAATAACTGCAAATAATATTATCAGATTCATAAACAGTTACAATACTGTAAACAAGCCTGGTCATAACATAATGAATGATCTCTATTATAACTCTATAAACGATGTTGTTCTGCATATTAAAAAGTACCCTACTGAATCAGCAGGCAATGATACGACACTGAAAATTCATATTGCCCTGACTATGTTAGACTCTAACTCGAAAGCATGCATTGGTGTAATTCTTGTTGATCATACAGCTGCAGTCAGAGAAGCAAGAGGACTAACCACTGACAACACAACGATAGAAGAGTTAGAAAGGATGGGAGCGGAAGCAACTTTCCAATGGGAAACATGTAGTAGTGCCCACGTGATCTCCTTTAGGAATGACTCGGAACCGACTCTAGTGCTGCTGGTGGGAATGTATGCGGAAGCTCGCAGACAAAGATATATGATCAATGAAGATTTTGGAAACACTACAAAATTTGAAATGAACTTTAGAGCCCAGGACTTTACTCTAGTAAAAACAATAGACATTATATGGGCGGTAAAACTTTCTCTATTTTGTAATAATTTTAATGTTATGCGTAGCTGGATTGATGACAGACTATAGGATTTACTAAATTTTCTGAATATGCAACATTGGAACCTGAATGTAAGGACAATCCGTAATTCAATGTAGGGTTGCACGGACGCTTCATTTCTTGAGCCGTGTCCGTATCCGATACGCGCCGGACACGGGATACGTGTGGGACGCTGACACGACGCATGTCCGATGCACCAATTTGCGCGTCTGGTTTGGACGCACCAATGACACGTGTCCGatgcatttttttttcattttcattttaaacttcttcctttatttttactattattaaccaaatgaagaaagacaaacatttagatcgataatttaggtctttattagggttttgtaattggaaatgacatcacgTGTACCCTTAGTAGGGCATGTGTTgttctaagaatgcattttgattgtgccatGTGTTTGATAGTGACTGATCGTTTGACCTTTGACGTGTATAAACAaaagatattttcttttcttttgaaaaatttatatacatgtaacatcattttctaatttttaggatcgaaatacttgactttgctgtataaataatatataaataaataatatatatatatataaataatatataaataaattattattattataatatatatattattattatcatatattatatatattatcattattataatatataataatattatatatataaataatatataaataaaatatgcatatacgtgtccgcgtcttagttttttgagaattttgtccGCGTCCGCGTCTACGCGTTGTGCAACCCACGCTCATACCTCTtcctctaaaataaaataaaataaaaaaataaaacaaccgAATAAGGGTAAAAATAAAAACCCAATTAGGGTTCGATAAAAGGACAAACGAGCATCCAGCCGTTTTCGTTAGGTTAAATGATACTTGAAATCCTCACCCTTAACGAGGTCATCTCTCGTTATAAAAACAATTTCCACCCGCAGAATGAACATTGTTTCTCTCGCGGCTCTCTGCAATCTGTTACCGCTGAACAATTAAACAAGGCGTCGCAAACCGCAGGTAAGgctatttctttgtttttatgaATTATATTAGATGATTCGCATTGGTGTTTAGAGAACGAAATTTTCTTTCTTTACAAAAGAAATTTACATTGGCATGTTTTTCTAGAATTATTAGATGATTCATAGTGGTGTATAGAGAACGAGATCTCGTTTTATTATAAAAGCAATTTATATCATTTCATTCACGGGTCTCTCTCTGCTTTCATCAATACACCACCTAACAATTAAgctgcttcagaaaaaaaaaaaaaaaaaaaccctaacaaTTAAGGCTCTtcgattttgtttatttttttgaaatttattcGATGATACCTACTGGTGTTTAGAGAGATAGTTTGTTTTTGATTCTTACAGGGTAGAATCTGCGTCTGAGTTGAAGAGCTTAATATTTTCCATTTCCTCAAATGGAAAATTATCCTCAATCCTTCCTGGATGAAAAGAAAAGTAGGGCCGAGCTTAGGGAACTCTTAATAGATCAAGAAATACGGTAACTTCATTTGTTAAAGTCTGTGGgcgggactattgtcctttcacatcattacaattttttttttaattttgactcTATTGAATGAATAATGTTAATTATATTGTTGGTATTTTTTTGTAGTCTGGAGAGAATCCATGGGCGTAAGCCCGAAAGGTGTTATTTTCTATCATTTTTTTGTTAATACGCAGTTTTTGTAGTAAGCATCAATCTGTACTCTATGCATACTAAACCTCTTCTTTGGTGCAGACGACACTCTCACGACTTTTCCGAatatgattatcttttgattGATTCACCATCGCAAAGTCTGTATCTCATGGTTGATCCATGGCAAGAAATGCTACGCATGGAAAAGCTTGGCTCCAATGAGTTTGTTGAGAACCAACATGAGCCTGCTCATATTACAAACGAAAGTTCAAGTGATCACGCGAAAGCTAACACTGACTGTGAGGAAGCTGATGGAGGTATGTTAGTGTAGTTCTTCAGCTCTGCTATTCTATAATTAgtggcaattatttccttgagtACATACCTGTTAGATTATCAATTGAAAATTCTCATACCATTCATATGTTCTCGTTTACTCATAAACCATGTTCGTGATCTGCCATTACTTTGTAATGAATGCATGAATTACAGATAGTATCGGGATTTTCATACACATCTCAGTTCGATTCAATCTGTTTTCTTGTCATTCATTATTAATGTTCCTACTGAAAAGTGAAATCATTATTTTGTGGCATGTGCAGTGGATGTTGTCAAAGATGGAGTAGGATCTGggttggaaaattcggctggtAAGGTAGCAGGTCAGTCCCAAGAAAAGGGGCTTGTTTTTGCTGAAGTCCTCGAAGATGGAGTAGTATCTGAGTTGGATAAATATAAGGAATATGAGGCTGAGGTTTTGATCTGGGTTGACTACATCTAAGGTAAATGAGGTCTGTAAGGCTGTTGAGGTGCTGAAAGATGAGAGTTCGGGTTCTGACGTCGACTGGAACACGGAAAGGGTAACTCCCCACATTTGTGCATTTTGTTGCCGTTGTGTTTCCTCGGTTGCAACTAATTGCAGGAAAAGCATCACATAAGAAGTTTGACAATGAAATTTGACTCAATATTGTCATTATCCTTAAATTTCTGAGGATAAATGATGTCCCATTCTTATTCTTGTATGCATCTTCTCGTTTTTTTTATTCAAGCATGTCTATTTTCTTGCAGGAGAAGCTTTTCTCTAGTCAAAACAGAACAAAGATTGCTGTAGGAAAGAAGTTAAAAAATGACATGCTTCCAGAGATTGAGAAGATTCACAAGGTATTGGAGTGTTCTTTCATCAGCGACTTTATTTTGTTGCTGAAATTGGGTACAGTTCATGTGTACTGTTTCGTAACTGCTCTTTGTCCTCATTCAGGGACAGCTGTTATCTTTTTGCTTGTTACCATTTTGCCTTTGCCCTAGAAAAATATGTTTCGCTTGTGTTACTTTGAGGTATACTTCTACAGTTATTTATTATTGATGTTTGTGAAATTTGTCAGAGGAAAGAGAAATTGCTGAAAAAGCAGCAGAGAGAGGCTATCCTTCTTGATGACTGTGTGGGTGCAGATGGCCTTGGCCCAGGACGCGCCTTCGTGACCAGTGACCTATACTTTCGGTAAGAAGGAAAAAGTTAATTAAAACATCTATAATTTTCAAGTGTCTATTATGCTTGTGAGTCCGTTTCCAGTTTTGAACCCTCCGCTGATGTGATTACTTTGAACAACTCCACAGATGATTCCGTTCGGTCCATCGATGAGGCTATAAAAATAATCAAGTATGCATTTCATCTCTCAGATATAATTTTCTTTTCCATGAATATCGCATTATCTTCTAGCTTCAAATGTACTTTTTCACTAGATCCACAATATTCCTAATGATTTGAAGTTCAAATGGTCTACTAGTTTTAGGCGAAAACAACCCTCTCCAGCATCTGTCAAAAAAGAAACAGCTGCAAAGCTTGAGCCATCATCTACCAATGGTAGACTGAATGGTCCCTCCAGTACCCCTCCAAGTGGGAAAACAGGTGGTAGTAGTAGTAACACGACATATGTAGGCAAGAGAAAAGGATGCTTGGGTGATTAAGAATCAGATTTCAAAGAGAGGAAGAAGCAAGACCTGAAGCAAGGTATCAAATTGTGGCTTTTGCTTATATTTTTTCAATTCAGACAATATCTTAAGGTAGTTCTGATTATTCGTTTTGTTATATATTTCATTTATTCTGACATTTCCCTTGTACTTGATATTGTCAGAGTAAACTGTATGAAGAAGTTCAAGATTGATCCTGCCTTACAGAAGCCTAGTTGTGCGTCAACAGTgtgttttcatttctttttttgtttcccTTGAAACTCCGTATCACATGCGTGGGTGATTAGGTCTTAGTTAAGTGAACTTTGTTGTGAAGGTAGAGATAAATTGATACCTAGTGGTATCGTACTTAAAAGTGGAGTGTAGATTGGTGTTATGGTCTTTATACTTTTGCCCGTAAATGTGTTGGGCCTTTAAACCCGGTTTAATTAATTTATGTATTTTGGACATCCAAAGTGGACATGGTTGTGAAAATCTGAATCACGATATGACTCGTTTTAGTCTTGTCTCAAGAGGTCTGAGATCCGTTTTAGTCTTGTCTCGAGAGGTCTTAGTTAgtctaagaattagggtttgttaaaTGGGTCGAGTCTAAATACCGAATGGAAAATGGATGCTATACACAAAAGTTAAGGTTTTCTCTCTTACCTTAGCCTTGTTTACCTCCTCTAACAAGAGCAATCAGATCTAGTGGATCAGTGGGTCTACCATCCTTGTTCTCTCTCTTAATACACCACTGTGGATGGTCTTCATCCATCCTTCATTTCTATCCAAGAATTTGGAGGGGAACCTGAATTTGGTCAGCTAATCACTTCAAAAAAATGGAGCAAatggtttttctttcttttgctttAACGGTGAGAATTAAAGGTTTCAGTTAGTGCTATAATCACTTCTTGGACCACTACGAAACACCTTTAGATTAATATATTtaatatgttttttctttttgatccgAATATATTTAATATGTTATACAATCGCATATCTACTAATTATTGAAACTCCACACTGGCAAGCTTGCATAATTGAATTATGGACTAATTATAAATTTCTGATAACTGCAAATAGGCTGCAAGACGGTCAAATCTCAATTCGCACAAATCAGAACTTGGGTACTCGAGTGTTTTAATGTTTTGAGATCAGACGACATTGCTGAAGGTATAGCATAAGTCGAAAGAATATGTTCACTTGTTACATGAGAAACTATGGGTGATTGCACGTAAATTAGGAGGTGAGAGTGAGAGAAACCTTCTTGTAATCCAACTCAAACTTCAAAAATTCATCCTCACAGTTCTACACTATATTGGCTAGAGATGGGATTACCATTGAAAGGAAAAACCTGTAAACAAGTTTATATACAGTAACTAGTGTGTCCTGTCCTGACCTGAGTATACCTGATCCCCTCATACCCGATGTAAATGTCCGCCACAAGCTCCTAAAACATTTGCAAATTGTCCAAAAAAGACATTTTATTTGGTATCCCCAAGTCTAACTACAACATACCGATTTTTATTTTAATTGGAAATTTTGAAAAGAGTGACAAACCTGGCCGATCACAACAACCTTTGCTTCAAAAATAACCAAACAACCTGTTCGTCTTCTGATTGCTTCATCCCATTGAAGTGCTTGTCAAATAGTTTCATAGATACGTTATGCTCAATATTGTCTGTATAAAAGAACACAAAGTTTATATACTTTCATATGTAGAGTCATACCAATGACATCATAAAGTTAAGTTACATACATGGCCATTGAGAAACGGAAGGGATACAGCCgtaaaaacaaagccaacaatgTAATATGAAGGAGCTTTGATGTTTACTAGGATGAGTTGTTTGCGAGTAGCCAATTTAATATCGACTTCGATGATCTTTGAATCCCGGAGAACCTTAACAGTGACGTTATCCCCGGTGTATTTTTGAGAAACAAGATGACTGAAACCGATACGTTCTCCATGTGTAAAGAGAACTGGAGAAACATGAAAGAGGACATGATTGTCAAGCACATAATCATATAAATTCGATAAGAAAAATAAACCGAAAGTATATTCTCCAAAGGATAgacaaccaaaagttggaaaaAAGACACACGACTCATGAGATTAACAAAATGAGcttttcaaaaatttggaaatgcaATTCCTTGCCTGTTCCATCATTGGGAATAGCAATTCCATCGAAGTTGTGGATAACATCATATGGCTTCAGAACATGAAATTCTGGTGATGCAGGAGCAATTCTTGAAACAAGGATACAGTTCTGATTAGAAGTCATTCCCATTGACATGCGCAAATCAGGATTTTCCATAGTCTGCCACTCAACCCTAAGAGTTGGGAAACCTGACGTGAACCAATTTTGCATATATTTTAGAATGAACAGTAATTAATAGAAGTCCAAAGAAATGATCAGACTAGAGGTTTTCAGTAAAAACACATGTATATTCCTCTTTCTTCTCATAGTCTTCGATGAAGTGCATAACAATGGCCGTTGGGATAACATAACCCATATTCTCTACATCCACGTCAGCACTGGATTGAAATGCGATTCCCACACATTTTccgttaggcctattcctatgcacatgcaaaatcctgatatttggcatatatgTACCCACTATaggtatgccaaactgccaaactcatatgtTTATATGCCAGTCCTGACATATAGGTATACACAACAAAGTTTCCATCAAGTGATAGAGTgtccatcgctcgatggtcaGTCGAACACTCGCTGGTCATTCCAGCGCTAGCGATAGTCAAGCTATCGTTCGCTGGTCTGATCACCGCTAAGCAGTTCCTCATCCAACTGCTATAATTTTTCCGCGctataaatacccaatttcaaATTCATTTAAACTTATACCAAAActtctaaatctctctagaacTTCTCAATCTCCAATTCTTTTCTGATCTTCTAATTCCTCAAAGAGCATGGCTGGTAATGCGAACATGGCTGAGTTCATAGCAGACCAACATGCTGGggaaaatcaaagagttgttaattGTGCCAATGTGCGAGTTCGAATTAGGAGGAGAGTACCAAAATTTACAATTGCGGAAGATGAAagtatttgcaggaattatatTCATTATTGAGACTTTATTCGCAGAAGAATCTCGTCTCCAAATTTTTTGGGATAGGGTTTTGAGGAGATTTgaagaacaaacaatgaacctCAACAATCGTGATGTTGCAGGGTTGAGTAATCGCTTCACTATAATCAGTCGTGATGTTACTAGGTATATTGTTTTACTTCAGCAAGAAGGTCCAAATCTAAGGAGTGGTGAAACCTATTTGGAACTTAAACAAAGGTGCCGTGCGGAATATCGTCGCATCTACGAGCAAGACTTCGAATTCGGAAGTTGTTTCGAGATTTTAAGTTGCTTGCCCAAATATTGTCCAATATATATGTTGTAATTTCTTAATTTTCCACTTATTTGTCTAAGTCTTAAAAGTTTAAATATTTGTTTAAATGtaactttaattaaaatttaagatTGGATTACGAATAGAAGCTTATTTTTCAATAATactcaaattttcaaattcaaacttcaaattaatcattaatagtaatttttacaagacataaaaacttcaaaataaatataactagactttaaaaataaaaatttgggacaatgttcttcatcttgtttatcttcttcatttcacataacttccaATCAATGTGCTCATGATCGGagtctcctttgtttatcttcttttttgCTTTCAaattttccttgccttgaacttgaacttttctttgccttttctttgttgcggttttgacttggttaatatccaaaacttgaagacttctttgcttcttacctatttctatcacatatcttcttaacgacaccttcaagcactactccagaaaaatcaagttgtgttgctgaATCAAGATGGGTTAATTGTGCCATTTGGATAAAATAGAACAAATAACTTAGATTGAGAAAAAAGAagattgagaagaagagaaatttttTGTGAAAAAAATTTGGGGTAAGTTTTGAGTTTGAAAGTTACATATTTATAACGATAAAGAACTAGACGTTTGCGCTAGAGTCAATAGCGCTGGCGATATAGACATTATCACCAGCGATAAAGTCATTATCGCTGGTGTTAAAGATTATTTCGCTCGTTAGAAAGTCAGTCGCTTATTAGTTTTCTCATAGTGCCGCAAATGGTTTGACATGTCACCTGGTATGTCAAACACcattttttggcatgtgcataggaataggccttatcATTAAAAGCAAGGCCTCCATAGTTTTTTGAGTTTATAACTgcatcaatctgtacaagtaaGGGGAAATCAGGACTTTCAGCTGAATATAAATTAGGTCCGCATTCATAATATTCATTGGAAAATTGATAAAGTTGTGAGATATTTCTTATGGGATGATGCTCCTAATAAGAAAAGAATTCATAATATTCGTTGGTTGCTAGAAAACCAAAGGAAAAATGTGGTCTTGGTATTCGGAGAACTAAGCAAGTAAACTCCGCATTGCTAAAGAAATGGTGGTGGCATTTTGGTTTGGAGAAATATGCATTTTGgaggaagattgttgttgagaaattTGGCGAACGTTAAAACTCTCAAACCCAAAGGACCAAAAGGTGGTAGCTTGTGGTTTAATATATATAAAGAGCTTGAAGATTTCAACAAAAGTATTAGATTCAAGATTGGCACGGGCAAGGaaactagattttgggaagatGCTTGGCTTGGTGAAGGAAGATTATGTCATATGTTTCCTATGGCATACGAAGCTTCACGGACCAAGGAGTTTGTGGTGGCTAGTATGTATGAAGTGGATGAAGATGGTATAAGGTGGGGATTTATGTCTAGACAAAGATACTCTCAAACCATTTCAAGTGAAGTTTTAAGCATATCAAATTTTCTTTCTTCCATATCTATTCAAGAAGGTGTTTTGGATAGCCGAATTTGGATAGGAAATGAGCATGGTCAATATACGGTTAAGGATGGTATTAGGAATGAAGAAGATCAAGATGAACCAAATTTTCCAATCAATGTTGTGTGGGGTCGTGATTATCCTTGCaaactcaatttttttatttggcTTCTCTCTCATGATAGGATAATGTCGGCGGATAAGCTCTTAAGAAGGGGTATGGATGTTTCTAGTTTATGTTGTTTTTGTGACGAATATGATGAAACTAGCTCGCGTTTGTTCTATGAATGTTGGAGGACATGGAGAATTTTGGATTACTT
This DNA window, taken from Papaver somniferum cultivar HN1 chromosome 3, ASM357369v1, whole genome shotgun sequence, encodes the following:
- the LOC113361478 gene encoding protease Do-like 9; the protein is MQNWFTSGFPTLRVEWQTMENPDLRMSMGMTSNQNCILVSRIAPASPEFHVLKPYDVIHNFDGIAIPNDGTVLFTHGERIGFSHLVSQKYTGDNVTVKVLRDSKIIEVDIKLATRKQLILVNIKAPSYYIVGFVFTAVSLPFLNGHTILSITYL